Proteins from one Triticum aestivum cultivar Chinese Spring chromosome 7A, IWGSC CS RefSeq v2.1, whole genome shotgun sequence genomic window:
- the LOC123147718 gene encoding stromal cell-derived factor 2-like protein gives MAAASFALALVLYLGLDLPEASPSQSYAADPDTAVEISYGSVIKLMHERTKFRLHSHDVPYGSGSGQQSVTSFPNVDDANSYWIVRPQPDTSAKQGHAITPGTIVRLQHMRTRKWLHSHLHASPITGNLEVSCFGGEGESDTGDYWMLEIEGGGKTWRQNQRIRLRHVDTGGYLHSHDRKYTRIAGGQQEVCGVGDKRPDNVWLAAEGVYFPVSQAK, from the exons ATGGCCGCCGCGTCGTTCGCGCTCGCGCTTGTGCTCTACCTCGGCCTCGACCTCCCCGAGGCGTCGCCGTCGCAGTCCTATGCCGCCGACCCGGACACCGCTGTCGAG ATTTCCTACGGATCAGTGATCAAGTTGATGCATGAGAGGACCAAGTTTCGGCTGCATTCCCACGACGTGCCGTATGGATCTGGTAGCGGCCAGCAATCGGTCACCAGCTTCCCCAATGTGGATGACGCTAACAGCTACTGG ATTGTGAGACCTCAACCGGATACTTCAGCAAAACAAGGTCATGCTATAACACCTGGAACAATCGTCAGGCTTCAACATATGAGGACTAGAAAGTGGTTGCACAGCCATCTGCATGCTTCTCCCATTACGGGGAATCTGGAG GTTAGTTGCTTTGGTGGTGAGGGTGAGTCAGATACAGGAGACTATTGGAT GCTCGAGATTGAGGGCGGTGGGAAAACATGGCGTCAAAACCAACGAATTCGGTTGCGCCATGTTGACACTGGTGGCTATCTGCACAGCCATGACAGAAAGTATACCCGCATTGCAGGCGGACAGCAAGAG GTATGCGGTGTTGGCGACAAGCGACCCGACAATGTCTGGCTTGCAGCTGAAGGTGTCTACTTCCCCGTGAGCCAGGCCAAATAG